The following coding sequences are from one Epilithonimonas vandammei window:
- a CDS encoding PspC family transcriptional regulator: MKEPKIINGLRHKMEREWFGVLTRYGTKLGIPVSKLRVFFIYSTFATAGIFFLFYLGLAFMLWIKDCIVTKRPSVFDL, from the coding sequence ATGAAAGAGCCTAAAATTATCAATGGTTTGCGCCATAAAATGGAAAGAGAATGGTTTGGCGTTTTGACCAGATACGGAACCAAACTCGGAATACCAGTTTCCAAACTTCGCGTTTTTTTCATTTACTCAACTTTTGCTACTGCCGGGATTTTCTTTTTGTTTTATCTTGGTCTGGCATTTATGCTTTGGATAAAAGACTGCATCGTTACGAAGAGACCAAGTGTTTTTGATTTGTAA